In the genome of Fusarium poae strain DAOMC 252244 chromosome 1, whole genome shotgun sequence, the window CCGCATTCTTCGCATTGTTCTGAACAATTTTCCGCATCTCTCAACCAGACCCAGCACCTAACTAACTGCTATCCTATCAACATATTTGCCTGGTTCAAATGCCGATCCAGAGCTGGTCTAATTAACTCGTGACTACAGAGTACTCCGCTGGATGTTTGCTTACTAGTCGGTTCTTGAGACATTCTAGCCGTCCGCGACTGGGATGCCTCACCCCTTCACTCCACTTGTTCGGCGAACAGGCTTATTCTCAACTCAACGCCCTCTTCCCGTATGGCTCCGGAAGCTTACGTACCCTGTTCCACATGGCCCAGGCGCTTCAGGATCAGCTCCATCGTGCTTGACTAGAGCTACATGAGGAAAGCAAAGCGACTATCATTTGGCTTCGGCCAAGAAGAAATCTTTGTCGACAGATAGCTTAGGGAATTTGATGTGAAGACCGACTTTGTTAGTCCAGTTTCCACATTGACGAAGAAGCGCCCAAGAACAGGAGTAGTATAAGCTAAGATATAACTAGCAACGGGTTGCCCATGCTCCGATGCACATCTACCAATGGTATTAGCTACCGAGCGGAATGGCGCCACCAGCCTGTTTCGCGGCTAGTCACCAAAGTGGAATTCTTGATTATCAGTCTATCCGACAGATTTGACTGTTTTTTCGTTTATCACTTCTGACGAGTCAAGGTTGCCAATCACTGCATTCTTGTAACTAGGTGTCTGATACTATGTACCAGCACACTCATGAGACGAACGTGTGTTGGGATAGAACAGAACGTGATGCATTCGGCGTACACGGTGAGTTGGCCATCAGCTGCAGCCAGCAATGCTTGATAGCGCAACCAACTGGAGCGACATTCCAGGGTCTGCTTGCCGGAACACTACCAAGCCTGGCACgcatctctttcttcttattCACTACGGGGGCACTAATATGATTAAATCCCCGCAGTGTCTGAAACTGAACCATGTACATAGTATCCTCACTAGACGGGGAGCCGGCCATTTACACTTTGACAGGCAACACACCATCGACATTTGACCGCCAATCCGAATATCCAGTCGCAAAGGAAAGATATTTCTCGCTGCCTCTCTCTGAGCAGGGAGCTGAAGAAACCACACATTCATGCCATGTAACAATGTACTGAGACGTCGTGATCTATCATGCACAGATGTTATATATCATGGGAACCGTTCCGATTCGTGTTGCACCGGGCAATAGCCGGGTTGAGACCAGATGTACTGTACCTGCATGAGTCGCTCACGATAGGAGTGTGATGATGGCTCTATTCAAAACCGAGTCAAATACCAATTCAAGTTAGCAAACACGCATGAAGAGCCAAGAGGGACGAAGAGCTGCCCTCACAATAGTATCACGGAATAGAGAACGAGGCAGGGaagatataattaacttGAGGAGAGTATATCCTGGAACTCTTCCTTGTCATTTCCAAAATGCTGAGATGTGGATTCAAGATAACCAACCACATGTACTGTTTCCGTGCCTGTGAGTTTATTTCTATGTACTTGATGTTGAGAGAGatttctttgcttttgacGCGGGAATCGGAACGGAAGCTTcattccttgttcttgaaccAACATCAGACCCCGGGCGTGACAGGATAAGCTGCCGCCGACGACTCTAAGTGGctagaaggaggagaaggaggaggaaatGAGGGAAATCTTGGGAAAAGTCCTAGGTTGTGGTTTGTACCGAGAGTGATTCAGTTCAGCCAGTTTTCGCATGTGCCCCCATTATCCATCCAGCTTAGCACATGTACTAATTGAATACTAAGTCGGGTCTAGTACCCGTAGTCAGCACTTGATGTGATGATCAGTGGGCGCGTCTATCAAAAATCAAGTGTTAAGCGTAAAGAGGTCAGGAGGCAGAGGATTTCGGCACTGCTTCTCAGCTCCTTAATTCAAGCCACAATGACAAGGTCCTTCGCTGACAGGTTTCCATCGACCTAGGCCTGACACTGACAGGCAGAGCCTTGCCAAGCAATATACATACCCTATTTCTGTTGCCAAGTCAATCAATATACATCATACACCGTATTCACAAAACTCTATACAATGGACGGACATGCATAATACTCTACTATGTAACTACTATTTGACTGTTTAAACTTTGAATATACATAATTACAAGTTTATAACGGACGGGACCGGGCGCTCCCGCAATTATGACCGCTTTCTATTGGACAAGGACTTCAATGATTCGGCCTCGGACCTATTGAATTTCTTATCAATACCTAAATCAGCGCAAATTCTTTCTCCATATCAGCAAATGTCTACTATTACAGATCTAATAAAGCAGACACTCACTCATAAAATATAATCCTAACACTCTTCAAGTGATTTTGCTTATACGTGATAAAACTCATCTTCTCAGTTAACATTGGACCAGAATTATTAGCCAAAGAACCAACATGTGCAAGTCTCGGGTCCACAACTTCCTCCAAGCTCTGCCAAAGGTTGAGCAGCATCTTCACATTGAAGGAACTCTTGAGCCAGagctcctcttctctctcgCTGAGAAGAACGGCATCGAGCTTCCAAACGACCCTGTATACCAGTCTGCTGACAAGCTGCGGGAGCGCTATGGGCGATTCACATGCCTGGATGACTTCCTGCACTACTACTACCTCGGAATGAGCGTGCTCATCACCGAAAACGACTTCGAAACTTTGGCGTACCAGTACTTCCAGAGAGCAGCGAGTGAGAACGTTCGACATGCAGAGATCTTCTTTGATCCCCAGGCACATATTGCCCGGGGTGTCAGCTACGACACCGTCGTTGCAGGTCTCACTGCCGCCAAGCTACGTGCCCAGAACGATCTGGGCATCACTGTCGAGCTCATCGTCTGCATCCTTCGCCATCTCCCTGTCCCCGAGTCTCATGCACTCGTTGACACTCTGCTTGATCGGGGACACTTCAACGACGGTACTCTCACAGGCTTCGGCATGGTATCCAGCGAAAAGGCCTTCCCTCCTGAGCTATTCACCGAGGTGTATGCCCGTGTCGCAAAGACGGGTACTCACCTCACCACCCATGCTGGAGAGGAAGCACCCCCTTCGTTCATTACCGCGTCACTCGAGCATCTCAAGGTCTCGCGtattgaccacggcctcgcaGCTGCGCAGGATCTTGAACTTCTCAAGAGACTGGCGGCCAACCGTACCCTTTTAACTTTCTGCCCCTGGTCCAATGTTGCACTCTGCAACCTTCCCGAGTTAGCCGACGCCCCTGTTCGCAAATTCCTTGACGCCGGGGTTCTGTTCAGTGTCAACAGCGATGACCCTGCTTACTTTGGTGCTTACGTTCAGGAGGTGTACTGTCGTGTCCAGGACACCTTCGACCTTTCTGTCAAGGACTGGGCGTGGATTGTTCGTGGGGCCATCGAGGAGAGCTGGTGTTCTGAGGAGCGCAAGAAGGAGATTCTGAAGGAGCTTGAACAGGTTCTCGAGGAGTACAAGGATTTGAATGCATAATTCGACATACATCAAGTCAAGGCGTTGGGGATAGGGGATATAGGAGGTAGTAGAGATACCCCGGTTTGCATGAGTGTAGGGATAGGACTTGCTGATATTTACGGGATAACCTTGATCATATAAAAGGAAATGTGCTACAACTCGTGGTTCGCAGCTTACTATTGTGTCTGATCTGTTGTTTTATGTGGATTCCCCCGACTCTCTCATCTAGCAGTCCTCCGTAAACCTGCTGTGAATAGACCAAAGTACAAGTGCACCACCTCGCTATATCAGACACAGCCGCCGAGCACATCTGACAAAACATATCCTTTTTTCCCCTTCTGAAAAAGTAAACGCTGGATAAACCCCTATCCTTCTGTAGTGTCCATAGCTTCGCtcttgatcttgtctttgGCAGCCTGTACCCGCTCCTCACGCCATTGCTCAAtcttctccttgagctcCGTTTGTGGAATAGCATCATCAATTGTCATAGCCTGTCGAGTGAAAGGGTCTTTGGGATCGCTCAGTAAATGCTGAACAATGGTGGATCGGTCAACAATGTGCTTGCTGGGCAATAGGACAGGGTCCTTCATCAGGTCTCCCATAATAGGGTCCTCGAACTCGGCCGGGATATCGCCAAGGTCCAGCTCGGCTTGATCTAGGATTGTCTTTGCCTCCTCAAACTTGACTTTTAGCTTGTCCCAGCGAGCAATAACAGCCGGGTCCTTCTGGTTCTTTGATGTGAGGATGCGTGAGACACGCTCAAGCACTTCGGGCTTGTAAGAACGGCCATCCGCAGCTACAGCGTCGATAAAGACAGACGAGGTACCAAGATTGAGGTAAATATCCACGATATCCGAGATGATCTGAATAGGGCGGAAGTGGTACTTATCCCTGTTGCTGACACTGAGTTCGGCTGCGGCCTTCTTGCCTGCAAGTGTCTCCAGGTTGTAGTTAAGCATACTCGCGAGACGAGACACAATCTCAGGCATAGTAAAAGCCTCGCTCATGGCCTCAGTGAAAAGCTTCATCATTTCGAGTGTCTCATTAGCAAGTTGCATAAAGGACGTGGCCTGGTTGGCCAATTGCTGCAGCTCTTCGTCCTTCTTTTGGCGGTCCTCAGTGTTTAGAGCTGGGTTGTCGAGCTCTCTCTCGATAGCTCTAATTTTAGGGAATTTAGAAAGGGCCTCGTCCAAGACATATGTAGCGTCGTTTAGCAACATGTTTACAAACTGGACAAAGAATTGTTTGTTGACACTGAACAGATGTTAGCGATTTGTCCATATTCGTAAAGTTGGACATTACACACCGGCTCTCTCGTGTGAGCTGTCGCTTGTAGTGATCATTAACCCAGACACATTTGAtgacctggaagatctcATATCGTATGTTGAATTTGTCGTAGAATGCAGAGTCAGCACCGGTGGACTCGCACTCGATGTAAAACTTCATCAAGCCCTTCAGGAGATGGTCATTGGCAAACTGACTACCAACAAGCTGGTCGCCCAAGACTCCTCGCTTGAGATGCATCAACGGCCAAGTAGCCGAGAAAAGCAGTGAAACCAATGAAGACTTGAGATAAGGATTCTTGATGTAATCTGTTGAGCGAAGGAATGTCACACAGAGCGCAATCATCTCGTCGCCGACAGCACTAGGGAGGATTTTAGGTAACCACCTATTCGTTTGTTAGTTATGAAACCTTTGAGACAGACTGTGAGACCGACCGAAAGATGAATTTGAAGTTATCCACGATGTTTTGTAGTGTGTATTCGGGGAGGCATGAGAAAACATCTGACTTTTCCGCGGGAAGGGGTAATCTAAAATTGTTAGCACGTCAACTACAATTCGTATCAAGTTACACACTGTATCTCCTTTGACTCTTGACCAGGCTTGTACTCTGATCTAGTCACCAAACGAAGTAGCCAAACAGCCACAATTCGCATGAAGCGCAACGATGTGCTCTGCATTCGCTCATCGAGCAAAACGCCCTCGATCGATAGCTTGACGCCAATGCTCTTTTCGAGCACATCGACATGTCTCTTAACCGCCTTTTCGTATTGCTCAAGTTGTACGGGAGCATTGAGGAACTTGATACGTTCTGCTTCCATAGCCTGAACTCGCTTCTCCAGATACTTGATATCTCTATCCAAGTTTTTCAACTGGGAGTTGCAGGCTTCACTTCCATAGTGATGAGCCGCCAGAGTCAAGAAAAAAGCCTCAGAGATGAAGTTGGTTTCGCCGGGTAGTTTGTTTTCGTAGAATGATTCTGAGTAGGATTGGTCGGCGTTCAGCTTTGTCTCGTCCGTGATGTCTATCCGTGGTTGCTTCCTGAAATAGTTGTCATCGATCTTGTTGACCTTGCTGAAATCCATATCCATAAAAGGTTCGCAGAATCGGTCGAGAATCGCGGTCACATTAATCATGAATCCATTAGAAGAAACCTCGC includes:
- the AAH1 gene encoding adenine deaminase, producing MCKSRVHNFLQALPKVEQHLHIEGTLEPELLFSLAEKNGIELPNDPVYQSADKLRERYGRFTCLDDFLHYYYLGMSVLITENDFETLAYQYFQRAASENVRHAEIFFDPQAHIARGVSYDTVVAGLTAAKLRAQNDLGITVELIVCILRHLPVPESHALVDTLLDRGHFNDGTLTGFGMVSSEKAFPPELFTEVYARVAKTGTHLTTHAGEEAPPSFITASLEHLKVSRIDHGLAAAQDLELLKRLAANRTLLTFCPWSNVALCNLPELADAPVRKFLDAGVLFSVNSDDPAYFGAYVQEVYCRVQDTFDLSVKDWAWIVRGAIEESWCSEERKKEILKELEQVLEEYKDLNA